Proteins from a single region of Rhodothermia bacterium:
- the proB gene encoding glutamate 5-kinase produces the protein MNKPILVFKVGTSALTRSDGRINEALIRDFARQLAVLKQRYHIVMVSSGAVGSGKKYLRRYSGQMAERKAAAAVGNPLLISMYFEAFRPYDIPIAQSLCERRHFSDRKQFLQLKQTYEELWENGIIPIANENDVVSDYELKFSDNDELATLIAVGFGAQVLLIGTSVSGVLDERGEVVKEITHFSDDVLGLAHNETSSGGLGGMISKLTFARLATGLGVKTIIFQANMENSLLLAEEQQVGTVCPARATTTNARRKWLASGCILGGRIKVDKGAQAALMERKSLLAVGIEKIMQPFQRGELIEIVGQTGKTPFAVGRAKVSAEELVWAKNVEVAHADEIILL, from the coding sequence ATGAATAAACCAATACTCGTTTTTAAAGTGGGAACTTCAGCACTTACCCGTTCAGATGGCCGGATTAATGAAGCGCTGATTCGCGATTTTGCACGTCAGTTGGCTGTTCTAAAGCAGCGGTATCATATTGTAATGGTCTCATCTGGTGCGGTAGGTTCGGGAAAGAAATACTTGCGTCGGTATTCAGGACAGATGGCCGAGCGCAAAGCGGCTGCAGCAGTCGGAAACCCGTTACTGATCTCCATGTACTTTGAGGCTTTCCGGCCATATGACATCCCGATTGCACAAAGTCTTTGTGAACGGCGGCATTTTTCGGACCGGAAGCAGTTTCTGCAACTCAAACAAACCTACGAAGAACTTTGGGAAAATGGGATTATCCCCATTGCCAATGAAAACGATGTAGTAAGCGACTATGAGTTGAAGTTTTCGGATAACGACGAGTTGGCCACGTTAATCGCCGTTGGTTTTGGTGCACAGGTGTTGCTTATTGGGACGTCGGTTTCGGGGGTTTTGGATGAACGTGGGGAGGTGGTTAAGGAAATTACGCATTTTAGCGATGACGTTTTAGGCTTGGCGCATAATGAAACATCTTCAGGTGGTTTAGGAGGGATGATTTCGAAGTTAACCTTTGCACGTTTGGCCACTGGATTGGGCGTAAAGACCATTATTTTTCAGGCAAATATGGAAAATAGCCTGCTCTTGGCCGAGGAGCAGCAAGTGGGAACAGTTTGTCCGGCGAGAGCAACCACCACCAATGCCCGACGAAAATGGCTTGCAAGCGGTTGTATCTTGGGCGGACGTATTAAGGTGGATAAAGGGGCACAAGCGGCACTCATGGAGCGGAAAAGCCTTTTGGCGGTCGGGATCGAAAAAATTATGCAACCCTTCCAGCGTGGTGAACTCATCGAAATAGTGGGGCAAACCGGAAAGACGCCATTTGCCGTTGGGCGGGCAAAAGTCTCCGCCGAGGAATTGGTGTGGGCTAAAAATGTGGAAGTCGCGCACGCAGACGAAATTATCTTGTTGTAA